A stretch of the Myripristis murdjan chromosome 24, fMyrMur1.1, whole genome shotgun sequence genome encodes the following:
- the LOC115356613 gene encoding B2 bradykinin receptor → MVVNASDWLVPSVDPELDPCSNYTEAWLWLSSLQPAYLGLVSVVGVVGNGLVLCVLCLQRKPCTVADVYLGNLAAADLVMMSCLPFWAVTIARGYQWNFGVALCKLVNVAISMNYYCSVFFLVLVSVDRYLALVKPMSSSRLRRAAWAKRICLVIWMLGFLLTVPELFFRTVQYLEDPGVDSCILAYPDSAWIVQHNITKNILGFLLPVLVVTYCSRHIVVALNDGRATRLPGVRAERKATYLVLAVLAVFLFCWTPHQVMRFLDTLDYFKVTPGCLWGHILDIGIQLSTYLAYSNSSVNPFLFVIVGKHFRKRAKDVFGKTLNPWSKAKAYLIVTFTSSKRLNETQHICLEKLEKQTVS, encoded by the coding sequence ATGGTTGTGAATGCATCGGATTGGTTGGTCCCCAGTGTGGACCCAGAGCTGGACCCTTGCAGTAACTACACCGAAGCCTGGCTGTGGCTGTCCTCCCTGCAGCCGGCCTACCTGGGTCTGGTCAGCGTGGTGGGTGTGGTGGGAAATGGTCTGGTCCTCTGCGTGCTGTGCCTGCAGAGGAAGCCTTGCACAGTGGCTGATGTCTACTTAGGCAATCTGGCTGCTGCCGACCTGGTCATGATGTCCTGCCTTCCCTTCTGGGCTGTGACCATCGCCCGAGGCTACCAGTGGAACTTCGGGGTGGCCCTCTGCAAGCTGGTCAACGTGGCCATCTCCATGAACTACTACTGCAGCGTGTTCTTCCTGGTGCTGGTCAGCGTGGACCGATACCTGGCTCTGGTGAAGCCCATGAGCTCCAGTCGGTTGAGGAGAGCGGCCTGGGCCAAGCGGATCTGCCTGGTGATCTGGATGCTCGGTTTCCTCCTCACTGTTCCTGAGCTGTTCTTCCGGACAGTGCAATACCTGGAGGATCCAGGGGTGGATTCCTGCATCTTGGCGTACCCTGACTCAGCCTGGATTGTCCAACACAACATCACCAAGAACATTTTGGGTTTCCTGCTTCCTGTCCTGGTCGTGACCTACTGCAGCCGTCACATCGTGGTTGCCCTGAATGACGGACGAGCCACAAGACTCCCCGGGGTGAGGGCGGAGAGGAAGGCCACCTACCTGGTCCTCGCCGTCCTGGCCGTCTTCCTCTTCTGCTGGACGCCACACCAGGTGATGCGGTTCCTCGACACTCTGGATTATTTTAAGGTCACGCCCGGATGCCTCTGGGGCCACATCCTCGACATCGGCATACAGCTGTCCACGTATCTGGCATACAGCAACAGCTCTGTTAACCCCTTCCTGTTTGTCATTGTGGGGAAGCACTTCAGGAAAAGGGCCAAAGATGTTTTTGGGAAAACTTTGAACCCTTGGTCAAAAGCCAAGGCTTACTTGATTGTCACTTTCACGTCATCAAAAAGACTAAATGAAACACAGCACATATGCCtagaaaaacttgaaaaacagaCTGTCTCTTGA